In Cydia amplana chromosome 2, ilCydAmpl1.1, whole genome shotgun sequence, the following proteins share a genomic window:
- the LOC134656806 gene encoding FAST kinase domain-containing protein 4 yields the protein MLKFSGSVIWRLGSRATLRQYSSAGATVVKADKLEVDGSLSNKNAQSAEHDKDTKSGLVAAAFATLNSPETYEPKRPSPKSVKQSRTQQMDMQIVKATDINGLLAVAENPVVSRRHALKMVSILSDWSSSNKVKITDFEKDPRFLKLCRILARTSTTQAMSSLTMAEDLSTVLGITGDDEAARLIANLTLPQMVKVMRALHQKGRRSTPLLRALSYNITRQADTIDLKKSADLLFSMATLNFPDPLLLDRICKDVIECLPANKDKPAVVNSIIVSLGLLKYRHEPALTAITEWIQTHMQTCRAGDIASAVVTLATVDFIPPNSENLFKAAESLKEEEMAKSSAWLDFVFALLTLDKAQPQQLVSTIQPEFIDKLLSLGEILIPSRRKLMAIDAYLQLTAPASPRLPSDISVGVPLVYTKEKTLYVHSIMDTFRSLVSADAFMKRECNSGMGFLYDAEFAIDSKCHPVPLEKAANDKSVFRIAVLGLDYHDLTRKTAVPLGIYQLYTRMLQLKGFKVLQIPYTEFNPREKLVTRVQYIEKRLKEIISDKSAS from the exons ATGCTTAAATTCAGTGGGAGTGTAATTTGGAGGTTAGGAAGTCGAGCGACCCTGAGGCAGTATTCCAGTGCCGGAGCCACAGTCGTGAAGGCTGACAAGCTGGAAGTTGATGGAAGTTTATCTAATAAAAATGCCCAAAGCGCAGAACATGATAAGGACACCAAGTCAG GTTTAGTAGCAGCGGCATTTGCCACACTAAATTCTCCAGAGACCTATGAACCGAAGCGGCCCAGCCCCAAGTCCGTGAAGCAGAGCCGCACGCAGCAGATGGACATGCAGATTGTTAAGGCTACTGACATTAACGGCTTGTTGGCTGTGGCTGAGAACCCTGTCGTATCAAGGAGGCATGCTTTGAAG ATGGTATCAATCTTATCAGACTGGTCCAGCTCCAATAAAGTAAAGATCACAGACTTCGAGAAGGACCCTCGCTTCCTGAAACTGTGTCGGATCCTGGCACGCACCAGCACTACCCAAGCTATGAGCTCTCTCACCATGGCGGAGGATCTGAGTACTGTGCTTGGCATCACGGGGGATGATGAGGCAGCGAGACTGATTGCTAATCTCACACTGCCACAGATGGTTAAG GTGATGCGAGCTCTCCATCAAAAAGGGCGCCGCAGCACGCCCCTGCTCCGAGCGCTATCATACAACATAACACGACAGGCCGACACCATAGACCTCAAGAAATCTGCTGACCTGTTGTTCTCTATGGCCACACTCAACTTTCCCGATCCATTATTATTGGATAGAATATGCAA AGACGTAATCGAATGCCTACCGGCCAACAAAGACAAGCCAGCTGTGGTCAACTCCATCATAGTATCGCTCGGCCTTCTAAAATACCGCCACGAGCCAGCCCTCACAGCGATCACTGAGTGGATACAAACGCATATGCAAACATGTCGGGCGGGGGACATAGCGTCTGCTGTTGTAACGTTAGCTACGGTTGATTTTATCCCGCCAAATAGCGAAAACTTGTTCAAA GCAGCAGAATCCCTTAAAGAAGAGGAGATGGCCAAGTCGTCCGCGTGGCTGGATTTCGTGTTCGCCCTGCTCACACTCGACAAGGCGCAGCCCCAGCAACTGGTGTCGACTATTCAGCCGGAATTTATTGACAAATTGCTGTCACTAGGCG AGATCCTCATCCCGTCCCGGCGCAAGCTGATGGCCATCGACGCCTACCTCCAGCTAACCGCCCCCGCCTCCCCGCGCCTCCCCTCGGACATCTCCGTCGGTGTACCCCTCGTGTACACTAAGGAGAAGACGCTGTACGTGCACTCCATCATGGACACCTTCAGGAGTCTGGTGTCCGCTGATGCGTTTATGAAGCGGGAGTGTAATAGCGGCATGGGATTTCTGTATG ATGCGGAGTTCGCGATAGATTCTAAATGTCACCCAGTACCGTTAGAAAAAGCAGCAAATGACAAGAG CGTATTCAGGATAGCAGTGCTGGGCCTGGATTACCACGACCTCACTAGAAAGACAGCGGTTCCGCTCGGCATCTACCAGCTATACACCAGGATGCTACAACTTAAG GGTTTCAAAGTGCTACAGATCCCATACACGGAGTTCAACCCGCGCGAAAAACTGGTCACACGAGTGCAATACATCGAAAAGCGGTTAAAGGAGATTAttagcgataagtccgcctCATAG